A stretch of DNA from Plantibacter sp. Leaf314:
GTATCAGCCCGTTGGGGAGACCTGGTACCGCACGCGCGATTTCGGTCGCGCACCAGGTCGCCACCAAATCTCCCGAGCCGACGACAACGGCGTCTGGCGGCGTTATACCTCACCGCGAGGAACTGTTTCAGGAGTCTCAGGCTCATCTCCCTGGGTCCTTATCTGTTCCTCGAGGCGAGCTTGCTCTGCCGCTCTCGCCTGAGGAGAGTGGGGGTTCAGTACGAATAGAGGATTGGCTTCGGGAACCGGCGCTTGATACGCGAGCGCATTTCGGCCGATCAGGTTGCTGCTCGTCAGGTGCCGCTTCACCGCCTCGACGCTGGTCCAGTCGCTCCCCACAGCAATCGCGCGCGCGAACGCAAGCACACGCTCTCTGATTGAGTCGATCACCGCCTGCTCCAGGACAACGGTGTTGGGCGCGGGTGTACCCAGCGGATCATAGAACCGCGACGGATGAACTAGGACGGAGACCGCAGTGCAGTCGTGACCATAATTCTGACGATGCCAATTGACGTGACCTGAAGCCTGATCTAGTTCTGACTTTATGATCCTGGCATCACTGCGATGTACGCCGGTCTTCAGTTCGATGAGTATCTGGGTCGCTTCGGAGACCGACCAGAGAACATCCGGTCCCGTGTTGTAACGCTTGTCAGGTCTGTCCGCTTCGAATCCGAGGTGGTAGCCCAAGTCTTCGAAAGCCTGCTCTGCTGCCTCGACAGCTGCCTGATCACGATCGTAGACGATCGCGTTCAGTATCGTTGTGAAGCCGAGGAGGAGCTCTACGCCGGTGGCATACCTTTCAGTGAGAAACTCACTTGCGGCATTCGCCTGAGCTGAGCTCGGTCGGATGACCCGAACCGGGACTGCCGTCAGAGGCATCATCACGTTGATGTTCGCCAGCCGCGCTTCCTGCAAAATGGTCTGGGCACGATCGGGATCGTAGCGATGCGCGTACGATGCCGCTTCCTCCTGATACCACGCCCGTTCATACGGCTTCAGGCCCCGGAGACCATCGGAAAGTATCTGCTCTGCATCGTGGGGACGGCCGGCTCGAGCAAGGTCGAATCCTCTTCTACGAGCGACCGCAACCTCGGTTACACGACCGGCGCGGTCGTACTCGACTCCCGCCGTCGCGGCTCGGCTCAGGCGTCGCCACTCCGAGTCGCGGCTCAGGAACAGGATCAGCGCGTCACGGACCGCTGAGAGCCCCTCGCCCTGGATTTGACCCGCGAGTTCGAGGCTGAGATCGATCTGAGCGCGTGTTGCCGGCGAATAGTGCTGGCGTGCTGCGGGTGAGCGCAGAGAGAGCGCCAGAGTGCTCCCAAGCAACAACACTGCTGAATAGTCCTCAGCGTCTCGAATTCCTCTGCCCATGCCCTGTTCGATTCGCTGCGTTTGACGTGCCGCGAACGTGTCTGTACCGGCAAGAGCGGCTGCCGCTCGCGCATCGCCGGGGCTCAACGGAAACGGCACCCCGTCGATGACCAGAAGCCTGCACGCATCGTCAGGCAAGTCCACCCCGTCATACTTATTCACGAGGACCACAACACCGAGCCATTCGCCAGATTTGAGGCGATGAATTGCGGCGTCGAGATCGCGGACTCTGTAAGTGTGATCGGCGTATGGGGCCCATTCGGTCGCGCGCGCATTAGATGGCACTAGGACGATCACGTTGATGCGCTTCGGCTCATCCTCTTGCCCGTCAGCAGCCCACTGTCCCCTCGAGAACTCCTTCACCATCTCGCGAACGGCGTCTTCCCCCAGGGACGGGTTAAGTGCCAGTGGGGCGAGGATAAGCCGATCGCCAAGATCCGCCGCGCGGTCCGGTGTCACTGGGGTCATCACGTCATCGGGGTCTGCGCCGAGATCAGTGACCAAGACTCCATCGTCTGAGAGCGTCGCGGTCAGGTACACACGGCGGGCGGCATTGCTGAAGGACGGGATCATCTCGATCGGCGAGCAAGGCGGCGAGATTTCGATCGATTGGCTAGTGATAGTCATGGCGCATAGATCCAACAGGGGAGACACGAGCGGCCACGAAAAGTAGATCCACTTCTGCTCATGGTCACGGCCGAGCGGATCGAGCAACTCCCTCACGCTGTCTTGCTGCGCTGACCATGCCCAAAAGGGCACTCGCAACGGAGGCCCGCCGAAACCGTTGTCGATTGCGTGCCAAGCTGACGGGCTCTGATCTTTCAGAGATTCCCCGAATAGATCCAGGAGGTCGCGATAAGCGTCCTCAGTTCGCGGAACGGTGACCCTGAACTGCTGCTCCGCGATCGCGAGAGCTGAGTGAGCATCGTCGAGAATAACCAATCCAAGCGGGAACGATGCATGGG
This window harbors:
- a CDS encoding helicase C-terminal domain-containing protein, yielding MPINLKSLNIRSGEPVTNPRDIFDALPNKPWPRLRLEQGEVLKVWHSEKRAQRDVVIKQNTGGGKTVVGLLIAQSSLNEGIGPAIYLAPDTYLASQVLKAADELGIPAVDDFYNEDFRASKAILVTTLQKLVNGRSVFGVAGGAHASFPLGLVILDDAHSALAIAEQQFRVTVPRTEDAYRDLLDLFGESLKDQSPSAWHAIDNGFGGPPLRVPFWAWSAQQDSVRELLDPLGRDHEQKWIYFSWPLVSPLLDLCAMTITSQSIEISPPCSPIEMIPSFSNAARRVYLTATLSDDGVLVTDLGADPDDVMTPVTPDRAADLGDRLILAPLALNPSLGEDAVREMVKEFSRGQWAADGQEDEPKRINVIVLVPSNARATEWAPYADHTYRVRDLDAAIHRLKSGEWLGVVVLVNKYDGVDLPDDACRLLVIDGVPFPLSPGDARAAAALAGTDTFAARQTQRIEQGMGRGIRDAEDYSAVLLLGSTLALSLRSPAARQHYSPATRAQIDLSLELAGQIQGEGLSAVRDALILFLSRDSEWRRLSRAATAGVEYDRAGRVTEVAVARRRGFDLARAGRPHDAEQILSDGLRGLKPYERAWYQEEAASYAHRYDPDRAQTILQEARLANINVMMPLTAVPVRVIRPSSAQANAASEFLTERYATGVELLLGFTTILNAIVYDRDQAAVEAAEQAFEDLGYHLGFEADRPDKRYNTGPDVLWSVSEATQILIELKTGVHRSDARIIKSELDQASGHVNWHRQNYGHDCTAVSVLVHPSRFYDPLGTPAPNTVVLEQAVIDSIRERVLAFARAIAVGSDWTSVEAVKRHLTSSNLIGRNALAYQAPVPEANPLFVLNPHSPQARAAEQARLEEQIRTQGDEPETPETVPRGEV